From the genome of Streptomyces sp. NBC_00523:
GCGGCTACGGCGACCCGCGCCCCGTCACGCTGCCCAGCGGCAAACCGGTGTGGCACCAGGCGGACGCCGCTGGGAAGGAGGTGCTGCCGTTCCGGCCGCCCGCCGACGCGCTCGGGATGCAGTTCCTCCAGGACCTGAACCACGACTGGGCGGGCGGTCACCGGGCGTTCAACAAGGGCGCCTACGACCAGTGGGTGCCCGCCAAGACGGCGACCACGATGGCCCACCTCACCCGGGACGACATCCCGTTCCACTACGCGCTCGCCGACGCGTTCACCCTCTGCGACGCGTACCACTGCTCGTTCATCGGCTCGACCGACCCCAACCGCTACTACCTGTGGAGCGGTTACACCGGCAACGACGGCGCCGGCGGCGGGCCCGAGCTGGGCAACGACGAGCGGGGATACGGCTGGACGACCTACCCGGAGCGGCTCGAAGAGGCCGGGGTGTCGTGGAAGGTGTACCAGGACATCGGCGACGGGCTCGACGCGGCCGGGTCCTGGGGCTGGATCGGTGACGCCTACCGGGGCACGTACGGCGACAACTCGCTGCTGTACTTCAACAGTTATCGCGGTGCCGAGCCGGGCGACGCCCTCTACGAAAAGGCCCGCACCGGCAGCGACCTGAAGAACGGGGGCGGCCTGCTGGACGACCTCAAGGCCGACATCAAGGCCGGGACGCTGCCCTCGGTGTCCTGGATCGTGGCGCCCGAGGCGTACAGCGAGCACCCCAACTGGCCCGCGAACTACGGCGCCTGGTACATCGCGCAGGTGCTGGACGCGCTCACCGCGGACCCGGAGGTCTGGGGACGCACCGCCCTGTTCATCACGTACGACGAGAACGACGGGTTCTTCGACCACGTCGTGCCGCCGTACGTCCCGTCCGGGCCCGCGCAGGGGCTGTCCACCGTGGACACCGCCGCCGACTACTTCCCCGGCGACCTGCGGTACGCGGCGGGCCCCTACGGGCTCGGCCAGCGGGTGCCGATGACCGTGGTGTCACCGTGGAGCACCGGCGGCTACGCCTGCTCGGAGGTCTTCGACCACACCTCCGTCATCCGGTTCATGGAGCGGCGCTTCGGGGTGCACGAGCCGAACATCTCGCCGTGGCGGCGGGCCGTCTGCGGCGACCTCACCTCCGCCTTCGACTTCGGGCGCACGGACCCCTCCGCGCCCGAACTGCCGTCCACCGCCGCCTACGAGCCCCCGGACGGCGACCGGCACCCCGACTACAGGCCCGTGCCGCCCGCCACCGGAGCGGTGCCGCAGCAGGAGCCCGGCTCGCGCCCCACCCGCCCGCTGCCCTACGCGCCGCTGGTGGACGGCACCGCCGACCCGGCCGTCGGCACCTTCCGGCTCACCTTCGGCGGGGGACCGGCGGCCGGTGCGCAGTTCCTCGTGACGTCCGGCAACCGCACGGACGGGCCCTGGACCTACACCACGCACGCGGGCGCCTCGGTCGGGGACACCTGGAACACCGCGTACTCGAAGGGGGTCACCGACCTCACCGTCCATGGTCCGAACGGCTTCCTGCGCTCCTTCCGCAACCCCGGCAAGGCCGCGGGACCGGAGGTGACGGCCCGTCATGACACCGCGACGGGCAACCTCGAACTCACCCTCACCCACTCCGGCACCGGAGCCGTGCGGCTGACCCTGCGCAATGCCGCCCCCTACGGGGGAGAGGTGCAGGCCGTCTCCGTACGTCCGGGGGAGACCGTCCGGCGGACGCTCGACCTGCGCCGCAGCAAGCGCTGGTACGACGTCACCGTCACGAGCGACGCGGACGCCACCTTCCTGCGCCGCTTCGCCGGGCACGTCGAGACGGGCGCGCCCGGGGTGAGCGATCCGGGGCTGCGCACCGGCTGAGGCCCCACGCGGACCGGCCGGCGTGACCATCCAAGGTTCACGATTGATCGCGAATGACCGTCCTGGAGCACGTAAAATCCTTATAGTGAGCGAGTGTTGACCGCGTGATCTTGACGCGTGCCGTCGTTCGCCACAGGAGTCAGGAATCATGACGCGCCCCTCCCCGGCCGAGTCCGCGCCGGTGTCCCCGGACGCCCCCTCCGGCTGCCCGGCCCACGCCGGCGCCGTGCCGCTCTGGGGACCCGGCTTCCAGGCCGAGCCC
Proteins encoded in this window:
- a CDS encoding phosphocholine-specific phospholipase C; translated protein: MAEIDRRRLLKLAGGSVALTALSSSIARAASLPARGRTGTIEDVEHIVVLMQENRSFDHYFGTMKGVRGYGDPRPVTLPSGKPVWHQADAAGKEVLPFRPPADALGMQFLQDLNHDWAGGHRAFNKGAYDQWVPAKTATTMAHLTRDDIPFHYALADAFTLCDAYHCSFIGSTDPNRYYLWSGYTGNDGAGGGPELGNDERGYGWTTYPERLEEAGVSWKVYQDIGDGLDAAGSWGWIGDAYRGTYGDNSLLYFNSYRGAEPGDALYEKARTGSDLKNGGGLLDDLKADIKAGTLPSVSWIVAPEAYSEHPNWPANYGAWYIAQVLDALTADPEVWGRTALFITYDENDGFFDHVVPPYVPSGPAQGLSTVDTAADYFPGDLRYAAGPYGLGQRVPMTVVSPWSTGGYACSEVFDHTSVIRFMERRFGVHEPNISPWRRAVCGDLTSAFDFGRTDPSAPELPSTAAYEPPDGDRHPDYRPVPPATGAVPQQEPGSRPTRPLPYAPLVDGTADPAVGTFRLTFGGGPAAGAQFLVTSGNRTDGPWTYTTHAGASVGDTWNTAYSKGVTDLTVHGPNGFLRSFRNPGKAAGPEVTARHDTATGNLELTLTHSGTGAVRLTLRNAAPYGGEVQAVSVRPGETVRRTLDLRRSKRWYDVTVTSDADATFLRRFAGHVETGAPGVSDPGLRTG